One region of uncultured Methanolobus sp. genomic DNA includes:
- the ribH gene encoding 6,7-dimethyl-8-ribityllumazine synthase produces the protein MTIKLGFVIAEFNRDLTFQMEMLGEEHAKFLGAEVVEKILVPGVYDMPLAIKKLCQRDDIDAVVTMGIVIEGATKHDEIVVQHAARKITDLSLEYSKPVTLGIAGPGMTRMEAHQRVDYAKRGVEAAVKLVQRL, from the coding sequence ATGACCATAAAATTGGGATTTGTAATAGCTGAATTTAACAGGGACCTTACTTTCCAGATGGAAATGCTTGGTGAAGAGCATGCTAAGTTCCTCGGAGCAGAGGTTGTAGAAAAGATCCTGGTTCCGGGAGTATATGATATGCCACTGGCTATCAAGAAACTCTGCCAGCGCGATGACATCGATGCTGTTGTCACCATGGGAATTGTAATTGAAGGTGCGACAAAGCACGATGAGATTGTTGTTCAGCATGCGGCAAGGAAGATCACCGATCTCTCACTGGAATACAGTAAGCCTGTCACACTGGGAATCGCAGGACCCGGAATGACCAGAATGGAAGCACACCAGCGCGTAGACTACGCAAAGCGTGGTGTTGAAGCTGCTGTCAAGCTGGTACAGCGCTTATAA
- a CDS encoding CBS domain-containing protein, with translation MQLPSPDELKQKRINLSLTQSDLAKRAGVSQPLIARIEAGDVDPRLSTLRKIIDVFNDIEKEDIYLSDIMNKELISVDPNESIDKAVNIMEKHNISQIPVIKDGISVGSISEEMIVRSMADKRTSEVSNMKIGDVMGDSFPTLSPGTDVKTASYMLEKYPAVLVLEKGQVAGVVTKYDILKLLSE, from the coding sequence ATGCAATTACCGTCCCCAGATGAACTGAAGCAAAAAAGGATTAATCTGAGTCTGACACAGAGTGACCTTGCAAAGCGTGCAGGAGTCAGTCAGCCGCTTATTGCAAGGATCGAAGCTGGAGATGTAGATCCAAGGTTATCAACTCTCAGGAAAATAATTGACGTGTTCAATGATATTGAAAAAGAGGATATATACCTCAGTGATATCATGAACAAAGAACTCATTTCTGTTGACCCTAATGAGAGTATAGATAAAGCCGTCAATATCATGGAGAAGCACAATATTTCCCAGATACCCGTAATAAAGGACGGAATTTCAGTTGGCAGTATCTCTGAGGAAATGATTGTCAGGTCAATGGCTGACAAAAGGACTTCTGAGGTTTCCAATATGAAAATCGGTGATGTAATGGGAGATTCTTTCCCGACGCTTTCGCCGGGCACTGATGTTAAGACAGCATCCTATATGCTGGAGAAATATCCTGCTGTCCTGGTGCTGGAAAAAGGACAGGTTGCCGGGGTTGTTACCAAATATGATATTCTCAAGTTGCTGAGTGAATGA
- a CDS encoding pyridoxal phosphate-dependent aminotransferase yields the protein MASSRLKRVEESATMKAANTANKMKEDGIDVISFTLGEPDFDTPKHICDAAADAMYRGETHYAPGAGIPELKKTIADKLCTENKLDAEASEIIVTPGAKQAIFEIMMSVLDDNDEAILFDPAWVSYDPAVKFAGANTTWVPTDSENGFKPIDIEEYINEKTKLIVVNSPGNPTGAVYDKQTLKNIADIAIDNDILVISDEIYEKIIYDQEHVSLGSFEGMQDRTITVNGFSKSYAMTGWRLGYVHARSDIIKPMLKIQSHSVSSATSFVQYGGIAALEGPQEPVTEMVEKFRSRRDVLVDGLNAIDIKCQKPGGAFYAFADVSEYGDGNTIAEKLLQDAHVAVTPGSAFGESGRNFIRISYATSTERIQEGLERIKTALV from the coding sequence ATGGCATCATCAAGATTGAAGAGGGTGGAAGAATCAGCAACTATGAAGGCTGCAAATACTGCCAACAAAATGAAAGAGGATGGTATCGATGTTATCAGTTTCACATTAGGTGAACCTGATTTTGATACACCGAAACATATTTGTGATGCAGCAGCAGATGCGATGTACAGGGGGGAGACACACTATGCACCTGGAGCAGGAATTCCTGAACTAAAAAAAACTATTGCAGATAAACTTTGCACAGAGAACAAACTGGATGCAGAAGCTTCAGAAATAATAGTTACACCAGGCGCAAAGCAGGCTATTTTTGAAATCATGATGTCAGTTCTTGACGATAATGATGAGGCTATACTATTTGATCCTGCATGGGTTTCATACGATCCTGCCGTTAAATTTGCAGGTGCAAATACTACATGGGTTCCTACAGATTCTGAAAACGGCTTTAAGCCAATTGATATTGAAGAGTACATCAATGAGAAGACAAAACTCATTGTCGTCAATAGTCCTGGAAACCCAACCGGTGCTGTTTACGATAAACAGACCCTTAAAAATATAGCTGACATTGCCATTGACAATGACATCCTTGTGATTTCAGATGAGATTTATGAGAAGATAATCTATGATCAGGAACACGTCAGCCTGGGTTCATTTGAAGGAATGCAGGACAGGACCATCACTGTGAACGGTTTTTCAAAATCATATGCAATGACAGGCTGGAGACTTGGTTATGTTCATGCAAGATCTGATATCATAAAACCAATGTTGAAGATACAATCACATTCAGTCAGCAGTGCAACAAGTTTTGTGCAATACGGAGGCATTGCAGCACTTGAAGGTCCACAGGAGCCAGTAACTGAAATGGTTGAAAAGTTCAGATCCAGAAGGGATGTTCTTGTAGACGGATTGAATGCAATTGATATCAAATGCCAGAAACCTGGTGGTGCTTTCTATGCATTTGCAGATGTCAGTGAATACGGAGATGGAAATACCATTGCTGAAAAACTCCTGCAGGATGCACACGTAGCAGTCACCCCAGGATCAGCTTTCGGGGAAAGCGGCAGGAACTTCATCAGAATCTCTTACGCAACATCAACTGAGAGAATACAGGAAGGACTGGAAAGGATCAAGACAGCGCTAGTCTGA
- a CDS encoding adenylyltransferase/cytidyltransferase family protein, translating to MDAAYRRQHTGDVLVRVLATGTFDLLHPGHIHYLSEAKKFGDELYVIVARESMIRHKPRPIVPDGQRLEMVSSLKIVDKALLGSESDIFDPIMQIKPDIIALGYDQGFDSDKLEKDLHSRGFDCKVVRIESSHNCSLCGSGKIVKKVLERYQE from the coding sequence ATGGATGCTGCTTATAGGAGGCAGCACACAGGTGATGTTTTGGTAAGAGTACTTGCAACAGGAACATTCGATCTGCTTCATCCGGGACATATCCACTATCTGAGCGAAGCAAAAAAATTCGGTGATGAACTTTACGTAATCGTTGCCAGAGAGTCTATGATAAGACACAAACCAAGACCAATAGTACCAGATGGGCAAAGACTGGAAATGGTCAGTTCCCTGAAAATAGTTGATAAAGCTCTTCTTGGTAGTGAATCTGATATTTTTGATCCCATAATGCAAATCAAACCTGATATTATTGCACTTGGATACGACCAGGGTTTTGACTCGGATAAACTTGAAAAGGATCTGCATTCCAGAGGCTTTGATTGCAAGGTTGTGAGAATAGAGAGCTCACATAACTGCTCCCTATGTGGCAGTGGAAAAATTGTGAAAAAAGTGCTTGAAAGATATCAGGAGTAA
- a CDS encoding cytochrome b5 domain-containing protein — MQEFTLEEVAKYNGTDDEKVYVVYAGQVYDVSNSEFWDSGEHMGLHEAGTDLTESLDMEAPHEVDALKNFPVVGKIKQ; from the coding sequence ATGCAGGAATTTACACTTGAAGAAGTAGCCAAATATAATGGTACTGACGATGAGAAAGTTTATGTTGTTTATGCAGGTCAGGTTTATGATGTAAGTAACAGTGAGTTCTGGGATAGCGGAGAACACATGGGGTTACATGAAGCAGGCACAGATCTGACTGAGTCCCTGGATATGGAAGCTCCTCATGAAGTCGATGCCCTGAAAAACTTTCCGGTTGTCGGAAAAATCAAACAGTAA
- a CDS encoding ARMT1-like domain-containing protein: protein MKVHPRCSYCLLSRVHQEAELSTDDQELIHKAILGGIEVLNALYEPGMPAAELSTPMHRKAYEILDDNDPYKSMKELSSKTAERFMPVIRSHVFNGDNDDVATFKRAVLAAVIGNYFDYGVMGLEVPIDVFDETFKEHFQRGLDIDDTDKMLDKLSNVVYLADNCGEILIDTFVFEIVKKMGGKITLVVRGAPILNDVTMEEIEEFGIADKVDRVLTTGSNAIGVRLQEAPLALKDALDNASLIISKGMANYETLSEENYRPIAYLLKVKCDPVGEDIGAPRGCSVARLLE from the coding sequence ATGAAAGTTCATCCAAGATGTTCATATTGCCTGCTCTCCCGGGTTCACCAGGAAGCGGAACTGTCAACTGATGATCAGGAACTTATACACAAAGCAATTCTGGGTGGTATCGAGGTACTTAATGCACTCTATGAGCCTGGAATGCCTGCGGCAGAGCTGTCAACACCAATGCACAGGAAAGCATATGAGATTCTTGATGATAACGATCCGTATAAAAGCATGAAAGAACTCAGCAGTAAGACCGCAGAACGGTTCATGCCTGTGATACGTTCCCACGTATTCAATGGTGACAATGATGATGTTGCTACTTTTAAGCGTGCAGTGCTTGCAGCTGTTATAGGTAATTACTTTGATTACGGTGTAATGGGTCTTGAAGTTCCAATTGATGTTTTTGATGAAACATTCAAAGAGCATTTCCAGCGAGGCCTGGATATCGATGACACCGATAAAATGCTGGATAAACTCAGCAATGTGGTCTACCTGGCTGATAACTGTGGTGAGATCCTTATTGACACTTTTGTCTTTGAAATTGTCAAAAAGATGGGGGGTAAAATTACACTTGTTGTCAGGGGTGCACCAATACTGAATGATGTTACAATGGAAGAAATAGAGGAATTCGGTATTGCTGATAAGGTCGACCGCGTCCTGACAACCGGGTCTAATGCCATAGGTGTTCGCCTTCAGGAGGCTCCTCTGGCACTAAAAGATGCATTGGACAATGCTTCACTCATTATAAGTAAAGGGATGGCAAACTATGAGACCCTGTCAGAAGAGAATTATAGACCAATAGCATATTTACTTAAAGTAAAGTGTGATCCTGTGGGAGAGGATATTGGAGCACCAAGGGGTTGTTCAGTAGCCCGTTTACTTGAATAA
- a CDS encoding calcium/sodium antiporter, with protein sequence MLVTVASLLISLVMITKGADWFVESAVSISEKSGIPKIIIGATIVSFATTAPEFTVSAMAAYLDHVEMTVGNAVGSAICNIGLVLGTVIVIKAIPIELHGFTRKGGFMLGSALLLITVAYDGVVSPFDGLLLLTIFVGFMYYNFRLQRAVFDGNEELREKVPVSQLKKDIILFITGALLVVIGSRILVDAGITIADWLGIPEMIIALTLVALGTSLPELITAVSATLKGHQDISIGNILGANTMDIALILGVSSQIRPLTILPQSLEYDFPILIALMIILIIFGITGRKLERWEGGVILGIYIGYIAGLFTLFN encoded by the coding sequence ATGCTAGTAACGGTTGCATCATTACTCATTAGTCTTGTGATGATTACAAAAGGTGCGGACTGGTTTGTGGAGTCTGCTGTAAGCATTTCAGAGAAAAGTGGTATCCCCAAAATAATAATAGGTGCTACTATTGTAAGTTTTGCAACCACAGCACCGGAATTTACTGTTTCTGCCATGGCGGCCTATCTTGACCATGTTGAAATGACAGTAGGAAATGCAGTTGGTTCTGCAATCTGTAATATTGGTCTTGTACTGGGTACCGTAATAGTTATTAAAGCAATACCCATTGAACTTCATGGATTCACACGCAAAGGCGGATTCATGCTTGGTTCTGCCCTTCTTTTGATAACTGTGGCATATGATGGTGTTGTTTCTCCATTTGACGGACTGCTTTTGCTGACAATATTTGTCGGATTTATGTATTATAACTTCAGACTCCAGCGTGCTGTTTTTGACGGTAATGAAGAACTCAGGGAAAAAGTGCCTGTCAGTCAATTGAAAAAGGATATCATTCTTTTCATCACAGGCGCATTGCTTGTAGTAATTGGCAGTCGTATCCTTGTTGATGCGGGAATTACCATTGCGGATTGGCTTGGAATTCCTGAAATGATAATAGCTCTTACACTGGTTGCACTTGGAACATCACTGCCGGAACTCATCACTGCGGTTTCAGCAACCCTAAAAGGACATCAGGATATATCCATAGGAAATATACTTGGTGCAAATACCATGGATATCGCACTCATTCTTGGCGTGTCCTCACAGATAAGACCTCTTACAATACTCCCCCAGTCACTTGAGTATGATTTTCCAATCCTTATCGCATTAATGATAATTCTCATAATCTTCGGTATCACCGGGAGGAAGCTGGAAAGGTGGGAAGGAGGGGTAATTCTTGGGATCTACATCGGATATATAGCCGGGCTTTTCACGCTTTTTAACTGA
- a CDS encoding VIT1/CCC1 transporter family protein — protein sequence MKQISILKHKRLKLKTEHGRYIILGSIDGILAVLGVVIGTSHVSDDPTIVINAALGGAVALALTNGVGSYLAESAVEFGKLAELEKPLLRSLDSTKIEEETKKKIWSDSLFHGGASFCGSLVPILPFLLLDEYMLEVAIILSISVLSILGIYSGKLAKQSVIKHSVRMVGLGIMIVAAVTLLGLE from the coding sequence ATGAAACAGATATCTATTCTTAAACACAAGCGCCTGAAATTGAAAACCGAACACGGACGATATATAATCCTTGGAAGTATCGATGGGATACTTGCCGTCCTTGGTGTTGTAATCGGTACATCCCACGTGTCCGATGACCCGACAATAGTAATAAATGCCGCACTGGGTGGAGCGGTAGCCCTGGCACTCACAAATGGCGTAGGGTCCTATCTTGCTGAAAGTGCCGTTGAGTTCGGCAAACTTGCTGAACTGGAAAAACCTTTGCTGCGCAGCCTTGACAGTACAAAAATAGAAGAGGAAACTAAAAAGAAGATATGGAGCGATTCCCTATTCCACGGAGGAGCAAGTTTTTGTGGTTCATTGGTGCCGATCCTTCCTTTTCTATTACTGGATGAATACATGCTTGAGGTAGCAATCATTTTGAGTATTTCAGTTCTGTCGATACTTGGAATATACTCCGGCAAGCTTGCAAAACAAAGTGTTATCAAACATTCAGTGAGAATGGTAGGACTTGGAATAATGATTGTGGCAGCAGTCACACTTCTTGGACTTGAGTGA
- a CDS encoding site-2 protease family protein: MSNTYRIGKIIGIPIKVDISFLIVLPLFAWFFSSRTMPFGFAGVQPEILKYGISLLTAILLFASVLIHELAHSYFSLRYGGSIKEIRLHLLGGVAAMKKEVHEPLKVIIIVAAGPLSSIVLGALLLILNYTLNPVSLREGNSLFIVAFILGYLNIFLGFYNLIPAFPMDGGRILRAFLSIYMDFVKATEKAVLIGKIFAVSIGILGLFTNIWLLLIAFYIYGNASREEQLVKMRYNRF, encoded by the coding sequence ATGAGTAACACTTACAGGATAGGAAAAATAATTGGTATTCCTATAAAGGTAGACATTTCTTTTCTAATAGTCCTGCCTTTGTTTGCATGGTTCTTTTCCTCAAGGACAATGCCTTTTGGATTTGCAGGTGTCCAGCCTGAAATACTGAAATACGGTATTTCATTGTTAACTGCAATATTGCTCTTTGCATCCGTATTGATACACGAGCTTGCACATTCATATTTCAGCCTGAGATACGGTGGAAGTATCAAAGAGATCAGGCTTCATTTGCTGGGCGGGGTAGCGGCTATGAAAAAAGAAGTGCATGAACCATTGAAGGTAATAATAATTGTTGCTGCCGGGCCGCTTTCAAGTATTGTTCTTGGCGCATTGCTACTCATTTTGAACTATACACTAAATCCTGTATCCCTCCGAGAGGGGAATTCACTATTTATAGTTGCTTTCATTCTTGGATACCTTAATATATTTCTGGGATTTTACAACCTTATCCCGGCATTTCCCATGGACGGAGGACGGATACTCCGTGCATTCCTCTCAATATACATGGATTTTGTAAAAGCAACTGAAAAAGCTGTTCTAATCGGCAAGATATTTGCTGTTTCAATAGGAATCCTGGGACTATTCACAAATATATGGTTGCTACTGATTGCTTTTTATATATACGGCAATGCAAGCAGGGAAGAACAACTGGTTAAAATGAGATATAACAGATTTTAA
- a CDS encoding alanine--glyoxylate aminotransferase family protein, which translates to MDLEDTLLMMPGPVPVAPRVLRAMAKPMINHRGAEFSAMFDDCREVLADVFQTKSDIFILSGSGTAAMEAAVGCTVGKDDVVVALENGKFGERFKDIAARYGKVNSLENEWGHSFNLDDIEKKLEEGAKAITLVHNETSSGIQNPAQEIGKLAKKYDALFIMDGVTTLGGDTVKTDEWGVDIAVVGSQKCLAAPPGLSMISVSEKALDAMNEKDALPYYLDLKAHKKSADKSQTPYTPGVPLFFGLQEALHIVKEEGMEARIKRHATGAKAIRAAAVAMGLEMFPQLNDNHSHYSNTVSAMKAPEGVSGNDIKKDLMAKGITIAGGQAHLSGKIFRIGSMGNVQPKDIMLTIQELEMALMKRGVVSEFGAGVEAASEVLDTL; encoded by the coding sequence ATGGATCTTGAAGATACACTTCTTATGATGCCAGGACCGGTTCCGGTCGCACCTCGCGTTCTCAGGGCAATGGCAAAGCCCATGATAAATCACAGGGGAGCAGAGTTCTCAGCAATGTTTGATGATTGCCGTGAAGTTCTTGCTGATGTTTTCCAGACAAAAAGTGACATTTTCATTTTAAGCGGATCGGGTACCGCTGCAATGGAAGCCGCTGTGGGATGTACAGTCGGAAAGGATGATGTCGTAGTTGCCCTTGAAAACGGCAAATTTGGTGAAAGGTTCAAGGATATTGCTGCAAGATATGGAAAAGTAAATTCCCTTGAAAACGAATGGGGACACTCCTTTAACCTTGATGATATTGAAAAGAAACTTGAGGAAGGCGCAAAAGCAATCACCCTTGTACACAATGAGACATCTTCGGGCATACAGAATCCTGCACAGGAAATCGGAAAACTCGCAAAGAAGTATGATGCACTTTTCATAATGGATGGTGTCACAACGCTCGGTGGTGACACTGTTAAAACCGATGAATGGGGCGTTGACATTGCTGTTGTAGGTTCACAGAAATGTCTTGCTGCACCACCTGGACTTTCCATGATATCTGTCAGTGAAAAGGCACTCGATGCAATGAACGAAAAGGATGCACTCCCATACTATCTTGACCTCAAGGCACACAAGAAGAGCGCTGACAAGTCACAGACACCATACACACCAGGAGTTCCGTTATTCTTCGGACTTCAGGAAGCCCTGCATATCGTTAAGGAAGAAGGCATGGAAGCAAGGATCAAACGTCATGCAACAGGAGCAAAGGCAATCAGGGCTGCAGCAGTAGCAATGGGTCTTGAAATGTTCCCACAGCTTAATGACAATCACAGCCACTATTCCAACACAGTTTCAGCCATGAAGGCTCCTGAAGGAGTCAGTGGTAATGATATTAAGAAAGACCTGATGGCAAAAGGTATCACAATAGCCGGTGGTCAGGCACACCTCAGCGGCAAGATCTTCAGGATCGGAAGCATGGGAAATGTGCAGCCAAAGGACATCATGCTCACAATACAGGAACTTGAAATGGCACTGATGAAGAGAGGCGTTGTTTCAGAATTCGGAGCTGGTGTTGAAGCAGCATCTGAAGTATTGGACACACTTTAA
- a CDS encoding GNAT family N-acetyltransferase encodes MQPENTNSVSVRSTTIDDTPLIMELVKALAEFEGLSNHVLATEKSLREGMFGKNKYAEAIVAEMNGKAVGFIVFFHNYSTFVGRPGLYIEDIFVYPEYRGKGVGKALMVHCGKIAKKRNCGRLEWSVLDWNPARKFYEHMGGEHQKEWLLYRLDEKSIEELAERK; translated from the coding sequence ATGCAACCCGAAAACACAAATTCCGTAAGTGTGAGATCGACGACAATAGATGATACACCCCTTATAATGGAACTTGTAAAAGCATTGGCTGAATTTGAGGGACTAAGTAATCATGTGCTTGCAACAGAGAAGAGTCTCAGGGAAGGAATGTTTGGAAAGAACAAATACGCAGAAGCAATAGTTGCTGAGATGAACGGCAAAGCTGTTGGATTTATTGTGTTCTTTCATAATTACTCTACTTTTGTAGGAAGACCGGGACTTTACATTGAAGACATATTCGTCTATCCTGAATATCGTGGTAAGGGGGTGGGTAAGGCACTAATGGTACATTGTGGAAAAATAGCAAAGAAGAGAAACTGCGGAAGGCTGGAATGGAGCGTGCTTGACTGGAACCCTGCCAGAAAATTCTATGAGCATATGGGTGGAGAGCACCAGAAAGAGTGGCTGCTGTACAGGCTTGATGAAAAGAGTATTGAAGAGCTTGCTGAAAGAAAATAA
- the ribC gene encoding riboflavin synthase, whose product MATIGIVDTTFARFNMGKAAIDEIRKNISAKIIRRTVPGVKDLPVAAKKLIDEEGCKIVMALGMPGSKEQDKICAHEASTGIIQAQLMTNTHIIEVFVHEDEAKDENELAFLMDQRSREHALNVVKMLSRPEKMIKEAGTGQRQGFEDVGPARM is encoded by the coding sequence ATGGCAACAATAGGGATCGTTGACACAACTTTCGCACGCTTTAATATGGGAAAAGCAGCTATCGATGAGATCCGGAAGAACATCTCTGCAAAGATAATACGCAGGACTGTTCCGGGTGTAAAGGACCTCCCGGTTGCAGCCAAGAAGCTCATAGATGAGGAAGGGTGCAAAATTGTCATGGCCCTTGGTATGCCAGGCAGCAAAGAGCAGGATAAGATCTGTGCCCACGAAGCATCCACCGGGATAATTCAGGCACAGCTTATGACAAACACCCATATAATAGAGGTCTTTGTTCATGAGGATGAAGCAAAGGATGAGAACGAACTTGCGTTTCTCATGGACCAGAGATCAAGAGAACACGCACTCAATGTTGTGAAAATGTTGTCCAGACCTGAGAAAATGATAAAAGAAGCTGGCACAGGTCAGAGACAGGGATTTGAAGACGTGGGCCCTGCAAGGATGTAG
- a CDS encoding DUF1638 domain-containing protein gives MPLLTILSCKILQDEIVHILENDSTVDEILVVGNGQEDDFSSKLRKAGLQFRLLSPGKLRPDTEGYRNDHEKYTVMIYMVELALHEFPKILKTEIYKLVDELSKYSDAILMFYGLCGNVFDKIESDFVHLEGTCPVRILRDDTRTVDDCVGATLGGCNEYLATLKQFSEHGTFLFTPMYAHAWREIMRVDPEKPDKSIKMLKKVNEVTGYKRVAKIKTGLTYTENFDEKVDEFAEIFDFEVLEIEGGQSLFEKCYLDIKEEVLCKYQ, from the coding sequence ATGCCATTACTGACGATACTTTCGTGCAAGATACTCCAGGATGAGATCGTGCACATACTTGAAAATGATAGTACGGTAGATGAGATTCTTGTAGTTGGTAACGGCCAGGAGGACGACTTTAGCTCAAAACTCAGAAAAGCAGGTCTGCAATTCCGCTTGCTGTCACCTGGAAAGCTTCGACCTGATACTGAGGGCTACAGGAATGATCATGAAAAGTATACAGTCATGATCTATATGGTTGAACTGGCATTGCATGAGTTTCCTAAAATACTCAAAACTGAAATTTACAAGCTGGTGGATGAGTTAAGTAAATATTCAGATGCTATCCTGATGTTCTACGGTCTCTGCGGTAATGTGTTTGATAAGATTGAATCTGATTTTGTGCACCTTGAAGGAACATGTCCTGTCAGGATATTAAGGGATGATACACGTACAGTTGATGATTGTGTTGGTGCAACCCTTGGGGGTTGCAATGAATATCTGGCTACGCTAAAACAGTTCAGTGAACATGGTACATTCCTTTTTACACCGATGTACGCCCATGCCTGGCGTGAGATTATGCGGGTTGATCCTGAGAAACCTGATAAGAGCATAAAAATGCTTAAGAAAGTTAATGAGGTGACAGGGTACAAGAGGGTTGCAAAAATAAAAACCGGACTTACATATACCGAGAATTTCGATGAAAAAGTCGATGAATTTGCGGAGATATTTGATTTTGAAGTTCTCGAGATTGAAGGTGGACAAAGCCTTTTTGAGAAATGTTATTTGGATATTAAAGAAGAGGTTCTTTGTAAGTACCAATAA
- the msrA gene encoding peptide-methionine (S)-S-oxide reductase MsrA, with translation MLSKDELLGKGYETATFAAGCFWGVEAVFRKVEGVEFTQVGYTGGNKENPTYKEVCVGNTGHAEAVELLFNPSIVPYGKLLELFWEMHDPTSLNQQGPDIGSQYRSAIFYHSEEQKYKAVASKKQLDQSGRFRNPIVTQIVPAGPFYRAEEYHQQYFEKTGTEGGCILKY, from the coding sequence ATGTTATCAAAAGATGAATTACTTGGTAAGGGTTATGAAACAGCTACGTTTGCAGCAGGTTGTTTCTGGGGTGTTGAGGCAGTATTCAGAAAGGTTGAGGGTGTTGAATTCACACAGGTAGGTTATACCGGAGGAAACAAAGAAAATCCAACCTACAAGGAGGTCTGTGTGGGTAACACCGGGCATGCAGAAGCTGTGGAGCTCCTTTTTAACCCTTCAATAGTTCCATATGGGAAATTGCTGGAGCTTTTCTGGGAAATGCATGATCCTACAAGTCTGAATCAGCAGGGTCCTGACATCGGGAGCCAGTATCGTTCAGCTATATTCTATCATAGTGAAGAACAAAAGTATAAAGCGGTGGCTTCCAAGAAGCAACTTGATCAATCAGGTCGTTTCAGAAATCCCATTGTAACTCAGATAGTGCCCGCAGGTCCTTTTTACCGGGCAGAGGAATATCATCAGCAATATTTTGAAAAAACAGGCACTGAAGGCGGGTGTATTTTGAAATACTGA
- a CDS encoding PEF-CTERM sorting domain-containing protein — MDAVRAITSTGPASDGEGSDDNNQATPSHAEFPAIAIPMIAIMGLALIYGRKKQLEPTKTIVYQTIVFFFISVFSVSFILFSLTFKSNANI, encoded by the coding sequence ATGGATGCAGTCAGGGCTATAACCTCAACAGGCCCTGCGTCAGATGGAGAAGGAAGTGATGATAATAATCAGGCAACTCCATCTCATGCTGAATTCCCTGCAATAGCCATCCCAATGATTGCCATCATGGGACTTGCCCTGATCTATGGAAGAAAGAAGCAATTAGAGCCGACAAAAACAATAGTTTACCAAACTATTGTTTTCTTTTTTATATCTGTTTTTAGTGTCAGTTTTATACTTTTTTCACTCACTTTTAAATCAAATGCGAATATATAA